One Pelorhabdus rhamnosifermentans genomic region harbors:
- the recO gene encoding DNA repair protein RecO, whose translation MALLQTEGFILNCKNVGDADRLITFLSIDQGMMKLFARNVRRAKSPLSGLLQPFVHVEIFYTQGKSCSLRQCTMIEPFYLLREDLTIMAYASVVAELVIQFWPEGEGDGGLVEFVAQVFHVIGEKNPRLVALAASWQLLVMAGFAPELTVCVHCGNQVAMHDTYLFSPSAGGVCCTKCATAEAAELPSSTFILLKKLITLDWKHPDSFSVTGSDLMQVEKIFLDYLLCHSDQPLKSLAFIHSIA comes from the coding sequence ATGGCCTTATTACAGACGGAAGGGTTTATCCTGAATTGTAAAAACGTAGGTGATGCAGACAGACTCATTACGTTTTTATCTATTGATCAGGGCATGATGAAGTTATTTGCGCGTAATGTTCGTCGCGCCAAGAGTCCTTTAAGCGGTTTGTTGCAACCCTTTGTTCATGTTGAAATTTTTTATACGCAAGGAAAAAGTTGTTCCTTGCGGCAGTGCACGATGATTGAACCTTTTTACCTGCTAAGAGAAGATTTAACCATTATGGCTTATGCTTCTGTTGTGGCGGAACTGGTTATTCAGTTTTGGCCGGAAGGTGAGGGCGATGGGGGCCTAGTTGAATTTGTTGCACAGGTATTTCATGTAATTGGCGAAAAAAATCCCCGTCTTGTTGCTTTAGCAGCCAGTTGGCAATTGTTAGTGATGGCTGGGTTTGCGCCTGAACTCACTGTCTGTGTTCATTGTGGCAATCAGGTGGCTATGCATGACACTTACTTGTTTTCGCCATCTGCAGGGGGGGTATGCTGTACAAAGTGTGCGACAGCAGAGGCCGCAGAGCTTCCCTCATCTACCTTTATCTTACTAAAAAAACTCATAACGCTTGATTGGAAGCACCCTGATTCTTTTTCTGTTACAGGGAGTGATTTGATGCAGGTGGAGAAAATATTTCTTGATTATCTGTTGTGTCATTCGGATCAACCATTGAAATCTTTAGCTTTTATTCATAGTATTGCTTAG
- a CDS encoding PhoH family protein, which yields MPQEEINNPIERRIDFADHQEALSILGRNDEYLQILQENFSSQITTRGDQLVLLGETAEVDQIYQLVSELLFLHRGGNFITVHDVKYSLGMVKASNGDKLHALYADTVLVTSRGRSVKPKTWGQLGYLEFIRHHEITFGIGPAGTGKTYLAVAMAAQALKTKKVEKIILSRPAVEAGEKLGFLPGDLQEKVDPYLRPLYDALYDILGSDTVQKFMTKNIIEVAPLAYMRGRTLEDAFIILDEAQNTTVPQMKMFLTRLGFGSKMVITGDLTQIDLPKGQRSGLAQACTILKGVKGIAVTEFGETDVVRHEVVARIIRAYEEFENHQ from the coding sequence TTGCCACAGGAAGAAATCAATAACCCTATTGAAAGACGAATTGATTTTGCTGATCATCAGGAGGCATTAAGTATTTTGGGCCGGAATGATGAATATTTACAAATACTTCAAGAGAATTTTTCGAGTCAAATTACAACGCGCGGCGATCAGCTGGTTCTTTTGGGCGAAACTGCAGAAGTTGATCAGATTTATCAGCTAGTTTCTGAGCTTTTATTTTTACATAGAGGTGGTAACTTTATTACTGTTCATGATGTGAAATATAGTTTGGGTATGGTGAAGGCTTCTAATGGTGATAAGCTCCATGCCCTTTACGCTGACACGGTTTTAGTAACGTCCCGTGGCCGTTCTGTCAAACCAAAAACATGGGGCCAACTTGGGTATCTTGAATTCATCCGTCACCATGAAATTACATTTGGCATTGGTCCTGCGGGGACAGGAAAAACCTATTTGGCTGTTGCTATGGCTGCTCAGGCATTAAAAACAAAAAAAGTGGAAAAAATCATATTATCTCGACCTGCTGTAGAGGCTGGTGAAAAGCTAGGTTTTTTGCCAGGTGATTTGCAGGAAAAGGTAGATCCTTATTTGAGGCCCTTGTATGATGCCTTGTATGATATTTTAGGCAGCGATACGGTTCAAAAATTTATGACCAAAAATATCATTGAAGTAGCACCGCTTGCTTATATGCGGGGACGGACGCTGGAAGATGCTTTTATTATTTTGGATGAAGCTCAAAATACAACAGTGCCGCAAATGAAGATGTTTTTAACGCGTCTTGGGTTCGGATCGAAAATGGTTATTACAGGTGATCTTACGCAAATTGATCTGCCTAAAGGACAGCGTTCTGGTCTTGCTCAAGCTTGTACGATTCTGAAAGGGGTCAAGGGAATTGCTGTAACTGAATTTGGTGAAACGGATGTGGTACGTCACGAAGTGGTGGCTCGCATTATTCGGGCCTATGAAGAGTTCGAAAACCACCAATAG
- a CDS encoding HD family phosphohydrolase, whose protein sequence is MISTNSRLCDLFMQPGSIYARPVFRRIVLVLAFFSLFVILLSTDFIPDKVFFEVGQISDRDILAPRSVSYVNTVKTKQLESEVMASVVSVYDLDKAVITTTENDLKNLFQMAQAVVRDKQLTDGERLDKVQGTVANALPTSLLTMLINTDEQSLMNCQEFVAPLIHKYLQRGIREDELELTRKQIVLEINEANLSKDNKLLASALTEALLKPNFVLNLKETDKRKQSALASIDPVRDTVKKGQVLVRRGDVVTAEQIRALEELGLSKGQANELRIFGLSIFVLVIMALEMTFLHLFVRSVFDNDSDLVLLGLVVLVTLLVGKIAHYYSDFAAPMAVGALLATLLVDRRLGLSVSITLGLFFGVIVDHDLRAVVTALIGSITGVYCVSRPVEQYTLPKTGLWIAAIQFIVIGATGLVEQLDSTELFIQCVLGAFSGIAASIITIGILPYLENLFNITTASKLLDLARPNHPLLRQLLLEAPGTYHHSILVGNLAETAAAEIGADPVLSRVGAYYHDIGKIKRPYFFVENQGGGENPHEKIAPSLSTLIVTSHIKDGSDLCREYKIPERIIDVVQQHHGTTLVSYFYHLATENDHSECIIESDFRYEGPRPQSKEAALIMLADSCEAAVRSISKPNVNRIEATVRKIVKQRLHDGQLDECNLTLRDLNSIGDVYIRVLSSMFHKRIEYPDMKDFERRKIKNGNQCKQLVVRGDSIACDGGDSSDRFTKSS, encoded by the coding sequence ATGATTTCTACAAATAGTCGGTTGTGTGACTTATTTATGCAGCCAGGTAGTATTTACGCTAGACCTGTTTTTCGGCGAATCGTTTTGGTTTTGGCCTTTTTTAGCCTGTTTGTCATTTTGTTATCGACAGATTTTATTCCTGATAAAGTTTTTTTTGAAGTTGGACAAATTAGCGACCGCGATATCTTAGCGCCTCGTTCTGTTTCCTATGTCAATACAGTCAAAACGAAGCAGTTAGAATCGGAAGTCATGGCAAGCGTTGTGAGTGTGTATGATCTGGATAAGGCGGTCATTACGACAACAGAAAATGATTTAAAAAACTTATTCCAGATGGCGCAGGCTGTGGTTCGTGACAAACAGCTGACAGATGGAGAGAGACTGGACAAGGTACAAGGGACTGTAGCGAATGCTCTACCGACTTCACTACTTACCATGCTGATTAACACGGATGAACAGTCGCTTATGAACTGTCAAGAATTTGTTGCGCCACTGATACATAAGTATTTGCAGCGGGGGATCCGAGAAGATGAGTTGGAGCTCACGCGTAAACAGATTGTTCTGGAGATTAATGAAGCAAATTTATCAAAAGATAATAAATTGCTAGCCAGTGCTTTGACAGAGGCCTTGCTTAAACCGAATTTTGTACTGAATCTCAAAGAAACGGATAAGCGTAAGCAAAGTGCGTTGGCCAGTATTGATCCTGTGCGCGATACAGTCAAAAAAGGCCAGGTTCTCGTCAGACGGGGCGATGTTGTGACGGCGGAACAGATTCGTGCCTTGGAAGAATTGGGTCTGTCTAAGGGACAGGCAAATGAGTTAAGAATTTTTGGACTGAGTATTTTTGTGCTTGTCATTATGGCGCTAGAAATGACTTTTCTTCACTTGTTTGTTCGGTCCGTTTTTGACAATGATTCCGATCTTGTCTTGTTAGGTCTTGTTGTTCTTGTGACTTTGCTCGTGGGGAAAATCGCTCACTACTATTCGGACTTTGCTGCTCCCATGGCTGTTGGGGCTCTGCTTGCCACTCTGTTAGTTGATCGTCGGCTGGGATTGTCTGTGAGCATTACGCTGGGTCTTTTCTTCGGCGTCATTGTGGATCATGACTTACGTGCCGTTGTGACGGCTTTAATTGGCAGTATTACGGGAGTATACTGTGTTTCTCGTCCTGTTGAGCAGTATACTTTGCCTAAGACGGGCCTGTGGATTGCTGCTATTCAGTTCATTGTTATTGGTGCTACAGGTCTCGTGGAACAATTGGATAGTACGGAACTTTTTATTCAATGTGTGTTAGGTGCATTTAGCGGTATAGCAGCCTCTATTATAACGATTGGTATTTTGCCTTATCTTGAAAATCTGTTTAATATTACAACGGCATCGAAGTTGCTTGATTTAGCCCGGCCTAATCATCCGTTATTACGGCAACTCTTGCTTGAAGCGCCGGGAACGTATCATCATAGTATACTTGTAGGTAACCTAGCTGAGACAGCCGCTGCCGAAATTGGCGCTGATCCTGTACTTTCCCGCGTAGGGGCTTATTACCATGATATTGGCAAAATCAAGCGACCTTACTTTTTTGTGGAAAATCAGGGCGGGGGTGAAAATCCCCATGAGAAAATAGCACCTTCTTTAAGTACACTCATTGTCACATCACATATAAAAGATGGCAGTGATTTGTGTCGTGAATACAAAATTCCTGAGCGTATTATTGATGTAGTACAACAACATCATGGTACGACACTCGTATCCTATTTTTATCATTTGGCGACAGAAAATGATCATAGTGAGTGTATTATTGAATCTGATTTTCGTTATGAAGGTCCACGGCCTCAATCGAAAGAAGCAGCGCTGATTATGCTTGCAGATAGCTGTGAAGCTGCTGTACGGTCGATTTCTAAACCAAATGTTAATCGGATTGAAGCGACAGTTCGTAAAATTGTCAAACAGCGTCTTCATGATGGTCAACTGGACGAATGCAATTTGACGCTGCGTGACTTAAATAGTATTGGCGATGTGTATATTCGCGTCCTGTCAAGCATGTTTCATAAGCGAATTGAATACCCCGACATGAAAGATTTTGAAAGGAGAAAGATAAAGAATGGAAATCAATGTAAGCAGCTTGTTGTCCGAGGTGACAGTATTGCCTGCGATGGAGGAGACAGTTCGGACCGTTTTACAAAAAGCAGCTGA
- the ybeY gene encoding rRNA maturation RNase YbeY: protein MEETVRTVLQKAAELYGLSQAAEVSVALCDDATIHQLNRDFRKVDRPTDVLSFALNEGEEPEIVDGPAEELLGDIIISVDTLTRQAEEYGHSLERELAYLTIHGFLHLMGYDHETEDDKLEMRKEEEVVLSALGMNRS from the coding sequence ATGGAGGAGACAGTTCGGACCGTTTTACAAAAAGCAGCTGAATTGTATGGATTGAGTCAGGCCGCAGAAGTCAGTGTAGCCCTATGTGACGATGCAACCATTCATCAGCTGAATCGTGATTTTCGCAAGGTCGATCGTCCGACAGATGTACTCTCTTTTGCTTTAAATGAAGGGGAGGAGCCTGAAATTGTTGATGGTCCGGCTGAAGAGCTTTTAGGTGATATTATTATTTCTGTTGACACATTAACAAGGCAAGCTGAGGAATATGGACATAGCCTTGAACGGGAATTGGCTTATCTGACGATTCATGGTTTTTTGCACCTTATGGGGTATGATCATGAAACAGAGGACGATAAACTTGAAATGCGCAAAGAAGAAGAGGTTGTTTTAAGTGCCTTAGGGATGAACCGATCATGA
- a CDS encoding ATP-binding protein — translation MESHYRGRLTYAKGTYVEFVVAPHEQVDFGDILVVEGKGEERFYIRAYDFKVKSRWSGLNGVNYLMSKLNADGQVENQDELDFYLGGNHTIKLGMAEQLCYADDKGQLYNPKTCPDFFAEVRSLGNQDTALLAEMKGDLEVGYLKGGRGVLELPVGIYGSKSITEHMGIFGTTGSGKSNLVKVLASSVMNNKQYGLLIFDVHNEYYDALAQHPFAHERLCVYNTQPHTSDVTKLTVNFAEMEPDDVTACATFSEVQLDALYKLAAVWQDHWMDYVLKYETEDIIDELKGCTGQKFQPRTISKIKSICWNLQQELNMKLDESSVMAKLLSDIEAGKIVLVELKNTSSIGEQALATLVSKKLLQHHAKSLEQDMAKLRPVLIVLEEAHRFLGKKEHASNNVFAQLVSEARKFNMGLCVVDQQPRLLADKVLSQLNTLFILGLASRADRSKIETMCRKDILQQRNEIKNLDCGEMIVATNYMRFAAPVKVHKFEDFITRDVSFPMEQLPMLCVQ, via the coding sequence ATGGAATCGCATTATCGCGGTAGACTTACCTATGCCAAAGGCACGTATGTTGAATTTGTAGTCGCCCCTCATGAACAGGTCGATTTTGGTGATATCTTAGTTGTTGAAGGAAAAGGTGAGGAGCGATTTTACATTCGCGCCTATGATTTTAAGGTGAAATCGCGCTGGTCGGGTTTGAATGGTGTCAATTATCTGATGAGTAAACTGAATGCCGATGGACAGGTGGAAAATCAAGATGAACTGGATTTCTATCTTGGGGGCAATCATACGATAAAACTAGGTATGGCTGAACAACTATGTTATGCTGATGATAAGGGCCAATTGTATAATCCTAAAACATGTCCTGATTTTTTTGCTGAAGTTCGCTCGCTAGGTAATCAAGATACGGCATTATTGGCTGAAATGAAGGGTGATTTGGAAGTTGGCTATTTGAAAGGCGGACGCGGTGTTTTAGAGCTGCCTGTAGGTATTTATGGTTCAAAATCTATTACAGAACATATGGGGATTTTTGGTACGACAGGGTCAGGTAAAAGCAATCTTGTCAAGGTACTAGCAAGTTCCGTCATGAATAATAAGCAGTATGGTCTGCTTATTTTTGATGTGCATAATGAGTATTATGATGCTTTAGCGCAGCATCCTTTTGCTCATGAGCGATTGTGTGTTTATAATACGCAACCTCATACTTCCGATGTCACAAAGCTTACTGTTAATTTTGCTGAGATGGAACCAGACGATGTTACTGCTTGTGCGACATTTAGCGAAGTGCAGCTTGATGCTCTTTATAAATTGGCAGCAGTTTGGCAGGATCATTGGATGGACTATGTATTAAAATATGAAACAGAAGATATTATTGATGAATTAAAAGGTTGTACAGGGCAAAAATTTCAGCCACGAACAATTAGTAAAATCAAAAGTATCTGTTGGAATTTGCAACAAGAACTGAATATGAAGCTCGATGAATCATCTGTTATGGCGAAACTGCTTAGTGACATTGAAGCAGGCAAGATTGTTCTTGTGGAACTCAAAAATACTTCTTCCATTGGGGAGCAGGCTCTCGCAACACTGGTGTCGAAAAAATTATTGCAACATCATGCCAAGAGTTTGGAGCAGGATATGGCTAAGTTGCGTCCTGTACTGATTGTTCTTGAAGAAGCGCATCGTTTTTTAGGCAAAAAAGAGCATGCATCAAATAATGTATTTGCCCAGCTTGTTAGCGAAGCCCGTAAGTTTAATATGGGACTCTGTGTTGTTGATCAGCAACCCCGCTTGCTTGCTGATAAGGTACTGTCGCAGCTCAATACCTTGTTCATCTTAGGTTTGGCTTCCCGGGCTGATCGTAGTAAGATTGAAACAATGTGTCGTAAAGACATTTTGCAGCAACGTAATGAAATTAAAAATTTAGATTGTGGTGAAATGATTGTGGCTACAAACTATATGCGCTTTGCAGCGCCAGTAAAGGTTCATAAATTCGAGGATTTTATTACACGAGATGTTTCTTTTCCGATGGAGCAGTTGCCTATGCTTTGTGTACAGTAA
- the yqfC gene encoding sporulation protein YqfC, translated as MGRNKKNNLLVLANLLELPDDIVLDLPRMTMLGNKQLLVENHKGIIEYSTVLVRIKLSQGTLIIHGEQLSLGNLQQEQILVEGIIKLVQYDL; from the coding sequence ATGGGCCGAAATAAAAAAAATAATTTACTCGTACTTGCGAATTTACTCGAATTGCCAGATGATATTGTTCTTGATTTACCCCGCATGACAATGCTTGGCAATAAGCAATTACTTGTGGAAAATCATAAGGGGATTATTGAATATTCCACTGTTCTTGTAAGAATTAAGCTCAGTCAAGGTACCCTCATTATTCATGGTGAACAACTGTCTCTAGGAAATTTACAACAAGAACAAATTCTTGTTGAAGGAATTATTAAGCTTGTTCAATATGACTTGTAG
- the era gene encoding GTPase Era encodes MKESSAFRSGFVAVIGRPNVGKSTLVNSIIGQKIAIMSDKPQTTRNKIMCVLTAEDYQMLFVDTPGIHKPKHKLGEFMVKAAESTLKEVDAVLFVVDATEKLGAGEHYIIEHLKEIKTPVFLVVNKIDLISKTALLPIISSYQTQYPFQAIVPVSAKDKINLDKLLGEIQKFLPVGPKYFPDDMITDQPERLIIAELIREKALHLTREEIPHAIAVDIEEIASRPNDQIYVRAVIYVERDSQKGIIIGTGGKLLKQIGQQARLDVENLLGSKCYLDLWVKVKKDWRNRDSILRSLGYE; translated from the coding sequence TTGAAAGAATCGTCAGCTTTTCGCTCGGGATTTGTTGCCGTTATTGGCCGCCCCAATGTGGGAAAATCCACCCTTGTGAATAGTATTATTGGTCAAAAAATTGCCATTATGAGTGATAAGCCGCAAACGACACGTAATAAAATCATGTGTGTATTAACAGCTGAGGACTATCAGATGCTTTTTGTTGATACACCTGGAATTCATAAGCCAAAACATAAGCTGGGTGAGTTTATGGTCAAGGCTGCGGAGTCGACGCTAAAAGAAGTGGATGCCGTCTTATTTGTTGTGGATGCAACAGAAAAACTCGGTGCTGGGGAACATTATATTATTGAACATCTCAAGGAGATTAAGACACCCGTATTTTTGGTTGTCAATAAAATTGATTTAATTAGTAAGACTGCATTACTGCCTATCATAAGCAGCTATCAGACGCAGTATCCTTTTCAGGCCATTGTCCCTGTATCAGCGAAGGATAAAATTAATTTGGACAAGTTGTTGGGGGAAATTCAAAAATTTCTGCCTGTTGGGCCAAAATATTTTCCTGATGACATGATCACGGACCAACCGGAGCGCTTGATTATTGCGGAACTGATTCGTGAAAAAGCTTTGCACTTGACAAGAGAAGAAATTCCTCATGCGATTGCTGTGGATATTGAAGAGATTGCCTCACGACCCAATGATCAAATTTATGTACGGGCTGTTATTTATGTGGAGCGCGATTCGCAAAAGGGGATTATTATTGGTACGGGCGGAAAACTTTTAAAGCAGATTGGTCAGCAAGCCCGCCTGGATGTGGAAAATCTACTCGGATCGAAGTGCTATCTTGATCTTTGGGTAAAGGTGAAAAAGGATTGGCGCAATCGTGATTCTATTCTAAGATCTTTAGGGTATGAGTAA
- the floA gene encoding flotillin-like protein FloA (flotillin-like protein involved in membrane lipid rafts), producing MGSLIVSLLLLVVVAFAVVLFLHFVPLGLWISAMAAKVEVGIFTLIGMRLRRVPPAAIVLPLIKANKAGIEVNANQLEAHFLAGGNVDRVVDALIAAQRAEIPLPFTRSAAIDLAGRDVLEAVQMSVNPKVIETPVISAVAKNGIELKVKARVTVRANIDRLVGGAGEQTIIARVGEGVVTTVGSSVDHKDVLENPDHISKTVLSKGLDAGTAFEILSIDIADVDVGRNIGAQLLTDQAEAEKRIAQARAEERRAMAVAKEQEMKAFTQEMQAKVVEAQAEVPHAMAQALKEGHLGVMDYYNLNNVLADTQMRETIAKTGAPSPTEKK from the coding sequence ATGGGGAGTTTAATCGTGTCGTTACTGTTATTAGTTGTTGTGGCTTTTGCAGTGGTTTTGTTTTTGCATTTTGTGCCCTTGGGGCTTTGGATTTCGGCTATGGCCGCAAAGGTGGAAGTGGGGATCTTTACGTTAATTGGCATGCGGTTACGTCGTGTTCCGCCCGCAGCTATTGTTTTACCGCTAATTAAAGCGAATAAGGCAGGAATTGAAGTGAATGCCAATCAACTTGAAGCCCATTTTCTGGCTGGCGGGAATGTAGATCGTGTCGTCGATGCACTGATCGCTGCGCAGCGCGCTGAGATTCCCCTGCCTTTTACTCGTTCAGCAGCAATTGATTTGGCTGGACGGGATGTATTGGAAGCTGTGCAAATGAGTGTTAACCCAAAAGTCATTGAGACGCCTGTTATTTCTGCTGTGGCAAAAAACGGGATTGAGCTCAAAGTCAAAGCCCGCGTTACAGTGAGGGCGAATATTGATCGCTTAGTGGGTGGTGCTGGCGAGCAGACTATTATTGCCCGTGTTGGCGAAGGGGTTGTTACAACAGTCGGTTCTTCTGTGGATCATAAGGATGTACTGGAAAATCCCGATCATATTTCAAAGACTGTTTTATCTAAAGGGCTTGATGCAGGAACAGCTTTTGAGATACTCTCAATTGATATTGCCGATGTAGATGTAGGGCGTAATATTGGTGCGCAGCTTTTGACAGATCAGGCTGAGGCTGAGAAACGTATTGCTCAGGCCCGGGCTGAAGAACGGCGGGCTATGGCTGTGGCTAAGGAACAGGAAATGAAGGCTTTTACGCAAGAAATGCAGGCCAAGGTTGTGGAAGCTCAGGCTGAAGTGCCTCATGCTATGGCCCAAGCTCTTAAAGAGGGGCATTTAGGTGTAATGGACTATTATAATTTAAATAACGTACTCGCTGATACGCAAATGCGCGAGACCATTGCCAAAACAGGTGCACCCAGCCCGACAGAAAAGAAATAG
- a CDS encoding hemolysin family protein yields MCLVLINGFFVLAEFALVKIRKTRLQELIHQGDKRAELAMNIVSTLDTYLGATQLGITLASLALGWLGESTISALLEPIINQYFSGSTLLHSTISITLGFLIITFLHIVIGELVPKSIAIQRTEQMAMFVVWPLYIFHKIGFPVIILFERAANAILSLIGIPKAHEANLALSEEELRLIVSASTRGGVLDKMESELIDNVFDFADRTAREVMVPRQDMVCLFMEDSLEENMKVVRETSHTRYPLCSEDKDHVLGMVHLRDIMELDVEHNGSRDLHSLMREILVVPEGLSVASVLQIMKKKRTHLGVVIDEFGGTAGLVAMEDVLEEIVGNIQDEHDEEEGLEIQRLSDNSYEFDGRVLLEDVAELLHIELEEHQEDTIGGYMFGHLGRRPELNDKIIFGNYEFSILAVAGFRIVRVRASLIDNSAEFRQE; encoded by the coding sequence ATTTGTTTAGTCTTAATCAATGGATTTTTTGTGTTAGCGGAGTTTGCATTGGTAAAAATTCGTAAAACACGGTTGCAAGAACTGATTCATCAGGGAGATAAACGAGCTGAACTGGCTATGAATATTGTATCCACCTTGGATACGTATTTAGGTGCAACACAGCTTGGAATTACGTTGGCTTCACTAGCATTAGGGTGGCTGGGAGAATCTACTATATCGGCGCTCCTTGAACCGATTATTAACCAGTATTTTTCTGGGTCTACCTTATTGCATAGTACCATTAGTATTACTTTAGGTTTTCTTATAATTACTTTTTTACATATTGTTATTGGTGAACTTGTACCCAAATCAATTGCAATTCAACGGACGGAACAAATGGCCATGTTTGTTGTTTGGCCTTTATATATTTTTCATAAAATCGGGTTCCCAGTCATCATTTTATTTGAACGCGCTGCCAATGCGATTTTAAGTCTCATTGGTATTCCAAAAGCACATGAAGCGAATTTGGCTTTGTCTGAAGAAGAACTCCGGCTTATTGTCAGTGCTAGCACGCGTGGTGGTGTGTTAGATAAGATGGAAAGTGAGTTAATTGACAATGTCTTTGATTTTGCAGACCGCACGGCCCGCGAAGTCATGGTTCCTCGCCAGGATATGGTGTGTTTATTTATGGAAGATTCTTTAGAAGAGAATATGAAGGTTGTTAGAGAAACAAGTCATACTCGTTACCCCCTTTGTTCGGAAGATAAGGATCATGTACTTGGAATGGTTCATTTGCGTGACATCATGGAGCTTGATGTAGAGCACAATGGTTCGAGGGATTTGCATTCTCTTATGAGGGAAATTCTTGTTGTTCCTGAAGGATTATCTGTGGCAAGTGTGCTGCAAATTATGAAGAAAAAGCGTACCCATTTGGGTGTGGTTATTGATGAATTTGGTGGAACAGCCGGTCTTGTAGCGATGGAAGACGTGTTGGAAGAGATTGTGGGAAACATTCAAGATGAACATGATGAGGAAGAAGGGCTGGAAATTCAGCGTTTGTCTGACAATAGTTATGAATTTGATGGTCGTGTTTTGTTGGAAGATGTTGCAGAGCTACTTCATATTGAATTAGAAGAACATCAAGAAGATACGATTGGTGGCTATATGTTTGGGCATCTTGGACGACGCCCAGAACTGAACGATAAAATTATATTTGGCAATTATGAGTTTTCTATTTTGGCTGTCGCTGGATTTCGCATTGTACGGGTTAGGGCCAGTTTAATTGATAATTCTGCAGAATTTAGACAAGAATAA
- the yqfD gene encoding sporulation protein YqfD — protein sequence MLLTRLGNYFGGIVYIRIQGIIPEKFVNLCLANNILLWNVIKREQDLYAYIRLGDFFVIRPLVKISQTRVEVLGYNGFPFFLKKMKHRKMLVIGALLFCFLLDYCSAFVWFVDVQGLQNLSKSEVLRIAYEQGLRVGSKKDTIEQKNVENTLLLTVPEIAWVSVHFMGTRAVIEVVEKTFPKEESKEPAHVVADKDGVITEMIVVAGQGVVKKDDTVKKGDILIKGESSLGFTPGIRASGIVKAKVWYESYGEDWLVRLVPQRTGNRVSSFKLTLGNEQFVLKRVDELPFATYDTEVSIKKIPWWRNNTLPVESTMQVFYETLPVLLEKSREACLEEAKRQALAALTEQIPKNAQILTRNIEVMSLDEPNVVRVKIRVEAIENIGKILTIVQGG from the coding sequence GTGCTTCTCACAAGACTGGGTAATTATTTTGGCGGTATTGTTTATATCAGAATACAAGGTATTATTCCGGAAAAATTTGTTAATTTATGTTTAGCAAATAATATTTTGCTCTGGAATGTTATCAAACGGGAGCAAGATCTCTATGCCTACATCCGGTTAGGTGATTTCTTTGTTATTCGTCCTCTTGTGAAGATCAGTCAAACAAGAGTAGAAGTCTTGGGATATAACGGTTTTCCCTTCTTTTTAAAAAAAATGAAACATCGTAAAATGCTTGTCATTGGTGCATTATTATTTTGTTTTCTACTTGATTACTGCTCAGCTTTTGTGTGGTTTGTTGATGTGCAGGGTTTACAGAATTTATCGAAAAGTGAAGTGCTTCGTATTGCCTATGAGCAGGGGCTGAGGGTGGGAAGTAAGAAAGACACGATCGAGCAGAAGAATGTTGAAAACACCTTGTTACTTACCGTTCCAGAGATAGCTTGGGTCTCGGTCCATTTTATGGGAACACGGGCTGTCATTGAAGTGGTGGAGAAGACGTTTCCCAAAGAAGAATCAAAAGAGCCGGCTCATGTCGTGGCTGATAAAGATGGCGTGATTACGGAAATGATCGTTGTGGCTGGGCAGGGTGTGGTTAAAAAGGATGATACTGTAAAGAAGGGGGATATCCTCATTAAGGGAGAAAGTTCCTTAGGATTCACACCCGGGATAAGAGCTTCAGGTATTGTTAAAGCCAAGGTATGGTACGAAAGCTATGGTGAAGATTGGCTTGTTCGCTTAGTGCCACAGCGTACAGGAAATAGAGTCTCGTCATTTAAACTTACTCTTGGCAATGAGCAGTTTGTTTTAAAGCGAGTCGATGAACTGCCCTTTGCTACGTATGACACAGAGGTTTCAATCAAAAAAATTCCGTGGTGGAGGAATAATACGCTTCCTGTCGAATCTACTATGCAGGTCTTTTACGAGACTTTGCCGGTTTTGCTTGAAAAAAGCCGTGAAGCATGTTTGGAAGAAGCCAAGCGTCAAGCCTTAGCTGCCCTTACTGAACAGATACCAAAAAATGCACAAATTTTAACGCGCAACATCGAAGTGATGTCACTCGATGAACCCAATGTAGTGCGTGTAAAGATCCGTGTAGAAGCTATTGAGAATATTGGAAAAATCCTAACGATTGTACAGGGAGGCTAA